In the Salvia splendens isolate huo1 chromosome 16, SspV2, whole genome shotgun sequence genome, AAATAATTACGATCGAATCTCAATTATTGGATGCAAAAATGGTAGGATGTGTTTTAAGTAAATTGATCTTTATCGTTGCTTTATATAACATCatccaaaaattataaattataatcacTCCGTGTTTAATACGGTTGTTGCAGAAAACATGAGGCATTCAATTTTTTAGGCAAATTTCTTAACGtgcaataatataaatataattacatgCTCTAATTGggtgaaataaaatcaaattaacaaTTGCAAAATTAGACCAAACTacaagaaattgaaattgattttTCTACTCAGGGTTATAATTTTTACATTTCAAAAGGTGTATGAATTTAAGAAATTTGTTATTTTCAACTCTTACATTTACAATCTTCTACCCCAAACTTATAACCCCTTTTCATCTCTGTCACATTCAATAATTTCTACAATTACACTCAATCAAAGAACAAAATAATACACCCGCATTTATTAAAGAACAAATTAAGAGAAGACTATAGTTTGCAAAATGAAGGAAACAATCATGTAAAACAACAACATAATTGAGAAATTAAGACAAGTAGAGAGACAAAGAAACATAATCAGTGTAGTTTAGCTTTCATAAATTTGCAcctacaaaacaaaacaaagggTAATGCTATACAACCATATTATGgctgaccataaaatgacactttaatAAATTTAGATGGTATGACTATTAATGTTTCAAATAAGTCATTTACTGCTCAAATAATTTTACACTATTACCCTTCTATTTAATTctagttgttttttttatttcatttctctaatccaatttttacacttttatacgtatttcttttattagattcattcattttttaattttctttttcaattatttatttttacactattttttaatttaagattAAGGTTTTGTCCTTTAAAAAGTGTTTTCCTATTATACCAAGTTGGAATCAATATTAATTAAGCTGTGACACGATTAGATTgtctataatattttattatgttatattgtaaaaatgattaattatactaaaaatatagtgtattataatataattatataaatcaaTATACTAATAATTGTTTTATAGttgtttatataattttattttttttattttaaacacaTTATATCAGGTTTTgacttgaattttatttttaaaataataaaatcttaaaatagatttttttaaaaaaaatcacatgaaaTTTCCCGTTCCCCTTAAGTCTCTTCCATCTCCGTACTCTCTTACAAAAACTAATCCTTCCCACATTATTGCATTAGTATATTAATCTATGAGCCTATAATATActaatatagtagtatttaaaaGTAATTAATAGTATCAAAATGTAACATTATACATAATagtttattatattaatatactttCCAATTATAAGTTGTGATATAATCTAATAATAATagcaattaatattattattgttaataTAGATTAGAATATGTTagaattttttcaatttaaatgaaattgatAAACTATTTAACTACCACAGCATtctttattcaaaataatgtaAAACGCATAATATCAAcatggaaaaaaaatttaagaaacTTTTTACCGTATTTTGAATTACTACTTTGTTCTTGGGCATACATGGATGAGGGTAGTTGTTACTTTGCCTATAGTGCATTTTTTTATCATGAAGTTGTTGTAATTGTATAGTTTTCAATAAATTGCAATTGCAACCAGCCCTCTTAATCTTCAATTGGTGGCAAATGAATATCATACTAGATTCAATTGATAAAAAAGTTcagtaatttaatttaaatagaaGAGATTATGCGGAATTTAACTTCCATctaaaataaagtaaagaaatgcaaataaaaacattaaatggaatgaaatataaAGTTTAGTACTCCTTAAGAAATAAATTGATTTAGGAACTAATTTGATACATGCTCTGTAGTTTAGTGATCGTTTATAATATTAACCCatgattattaatataaataagtatATTGATCAAAGctcaattttacttatttttaaatatacaaacatttagagtattttaagtaaatatgaaaaataaaaggatTATCACGATGCGTtggtattataaatataagaaagAATTAAATTAGTTATCATGTAACCTTaataaatattgatttttgtttatataaattTCATGCCACATGAGTTAACGAATAATCCAATTGAATAAATTCTAGTctctttatatttatatttcataacTAAGGGTacaattatacaaataaaattgataagtattgatttcaatgaaatgacattaaatacactaccttttattagttttttatttttaatggcgGGCTATAACGTGGccatttagagcatctccaatagcgggGAGCGCACTGGCTAGCCGATTCTTgacgctcgccggtccgctcgtcaaaccattgcagccggcgagcgccaaatcggcgagaaaaacggcgagcgcacgccgattcccgagcactcggcgatgcgctcgccgTTCTCCTGGCTGCCATTGCAGACTCtagatcggcgagcgatcgacgagcgggattttttttttaagttttcgaaatactatatatacacgatttggacgtcattttcatttgcacaaCTTGTTTTAActagtactctctctatcttaatttctgtacaagagcaacaacgcgaaatgaagcacaacaacgagcccacttgtattttgtttattgtggctgggctatggctgagctgTGCTATTGCTTGTTCagttgtttgtcctgatgatgtggcaggaggagtttgtttGGATAGGCGAGTTATGACTAGGCTATTTTTATTGGAGACGCTGTTTGCACTACTCCAAAACAAAagcactattttattttatgaaactTGATGCTTTTGCCGATGAATaaagctatgcggccacattatggccagccataaattaagtaaataacaaaaaaaattgattttttttcaaatttttggtttaatactatttgattttacttttatatcatcttcattatatgttgctcaacatgttagtgttgttctttcgtagtttttgctcaacttattactactgtcatttcttgattattgctcaacgtatacagtaattcgtgatattaatgtgttttacgtaatggaattcaaagataagtatcaactcacaagtccattcacacacatataagtttatatcggtaattctaatttttttatacatgtaaacggactaaattaacttttatggccggccacattatggccatttagcatcactctttgcCGATAGCCACAAAATTCTTGTTACTATGCCACCTGAATCCGTGTCTCCCCACCTAAGCTCATTTATTGCCTTTGTTTCTGCTGTCTGCTTTCAATTCCTCCACCATTTTCCCATTTATGGTCAGTAGAAAGATTACttgcctctctctctcatcaacTGTTTCTACTTAGGCTTCAATTATGCTGCGTTCTTGAATGCTCACACATATCGAGAGCACTACAGCATGAAATTAAGTTGATTGGCGGGTTGGTAGCAATTATGCCAAATGGTTTTCATTGTTGAAGGAACACAGTTGAGGAAAAGATTCGTCTGCTTTTAGGGGATGTGGGCATGCATGTTCTTTCACTAGTCTTGAGAAGGAAACTCAAATcaagatttcatttttattgtttttcttttgtgGGAGTGGGATTCTTTTGCTGATTTCACTGAGCTTCAGCCATGTGTAAGAATGCCTAATTGCTCACTTCTTCTTCTACATTCGGTGAGAGAGTGAACAGAGTAAAGTTGAGTTTGTAAAGAAGAATCCATTAGTGACAAGCTCAGTGAGTAGATGGGGTTTCATTAATTGATATCCATTTTCTTGGGTTTTTGTCAGTTTGCTTTTTTATCCTTTACCTTGATGAAGCAGTCTCAGTAAAGCAAATGTGAGAGAGCGTCAGTCAACCCTAAGGGGTTGATAGTGACAATAACTGGCGCCTTATTTTGCACTCCATTTTGGTCCCAGTAATTTCAAAAACTAATCTTTTCTCACACCCTTCCCCCCCTTTTCATGATTGTTCTAGATCTGTAATTTAGCTTTGTTGAAGCCAAAGGTGTAGCCATTGTTAACTTGTACACTCCAAGATTTTGCAGGTGCTTAGTGCTAATCAAGTGGCTTTAGTTAACTTAGGGTGAACTACATGTGTTTTTTTACTGATGGGTACGAATTCAAGAATTCATTTTCAGCTGTACCTCTCATTTATTAGTTTCCCAGCTGGGTGGCTGTTGTTGTCTTGAAAGTCTGTTTAGTTTTATCCATGGATGGTCCATTGCAAGTATTGGTGCTTAGGAACAACCCCATTTGCTCACTCTTCTTGCTGTCACCATTGTTGTTGATGCTCATCACACTGCCACCACTGGTTAGATCAGGCGATGCCGAGGCTCTCTTGGCTCTAAGAGCCTCGATGGACCCCGTGGGGGTGCTCCCGTGGGGACAGGGAGGGGCTGATGTTTGCCAGTGGCAAGGTGTTAAAGAGTGCTTGAATGGGAGGGTGACTAAGCTTGTGGTGGAGAGGTTTAACTTAAGCGGCTCATTAGATGGCAAAAGCCTTAATCTGTTGGATCAGCTTAGGGTGCTGAGCTTTAAAGAGAACTCGGTTTATGGCCAAATCCCAGAGCTTCCTGGCCTTGTAAATCTCAAGTCTCTTTACCTCAACAACAACAAGTTTGAGGGTGGAATCCCAGTTAGTCTTGCTCGGATGCATCGCCTCAAGGTGGTTGTGCTGTCGGAGAACAGACTATCAGGTCAGATTCCTCTGGCGTTCGTTGGATTGAGCCGATTGTATGTGCTTTTTGTGCAGGATAATAGATTGACTGGTTCTATTCCCCCATTTAACCAAACCAATCTTAGATTCTTTAATGTTTCTAATAACTTGCTATCTGGGAGAATGCCTATAACTGCAGCATTGGCTAAGTTCGATGGACTCTCTTTCGTTGCCAATGCTGATCTGTGTGGTGAACAGATTCAGAAGCCATGTCGTTTTGGTCCATCTGCTAGCCCATCGTTTTCAGTAGTGCCCGGTGAAACAAGACATCATCATAAATGGAATAAGAAGCATATTTTGATTCCTGTTCTCAGTGTCATTGGATTCGTCCTTCTATGCATCATTGCAGTGGTTCTTATCGCGTGTTTGAGGAACAGAGGCAATGAGAAGGAGGCGGGTGGTAAGGTGGCTGCACGAGGCGTGGAGGAGGGGGCACCTAGTGGGACATCAGACGAGAACGCTGAGGGCAAACACGAGGTGTTTCCTTGGGATCAAGGGGGTGAAGGGCTAGGGAGTTTGACATTTGTTGGTGATGAGAAGATGAATTACAGCTTGGAGGATCTTTTGAAGGCTTCAGCCGAGACGTTGGGGAGGGGGACGTTGGGGAGCACGTACAAAGCAGTGATGGAGACGGGCTACATTCTGACAGTCAAGAGGCTGAAAGATGCGATGTACCCGACAATGGAGGAGTTCAGAAGACACATTGAGATTCTTGGCAGGTTAAGGCATCCCAATCTGGTTCCTCTCAGGGCTTATTTTCAGGCTAAGGAGGAGCGTCTACTCGTGTATGATTATTTCCCCAACGGCAGCCTCTTCTCTCTCGTACATGGTCCGTATGCCTATATCTTCTTTTATCAGTTTACATGTTACCACCTATGTGTTTATATGGTGGTGTTTAGCATATAGTACTATTTGTTCATGGTTCTTGGGTTTTATCATGCCTTTGAATAGAATCTGGCAAATGGCTTACTCTTAGCCTATAAAGTATAAAGCATAACATATTTTGCTAGGGTAGCTCAATTTGGGCTCTTGTGTTTTTCTGCATAATAATTTCCCACAAATATGGCCATCAGAATCTAGTTAATGGAATCTAACCATAGAAACTGATGACTTTTCAAcaaaaaatgtagagagaataCATTTTTAGTCCATGGACATTGCACTAACATTATCCACAATTCatattctttaaaaatatcgttaGACATCCcttctttaaaaatatcgttaGACATCCCTCCCTGAGTATTATATAATATTGCTGGAAGGACCTTTGCATTTTTTTACCAAAATATCCTCCAGACTACAACGgttatttatgttttttcttGAGAGGGATAATTGTCATTCATTCATTTCCCTTCAAAGTATGTGCCGCGACAAACAATACATCATAAATGAATAAACCAAGTCCAACTCTCTCATGAAAAAGCGATATTATATCAATGTCTAGGGACGTCCGGTGATATTTTTAGTGCAATGTCCAGGAATTAAAAGTGTAGTTCTCTCAAAAATGTAATGCCCCAAAGTTCTTTTGATTACTCATTTCTACCTTCGTCTTTCTCAATCATTTTTTGTAGGATCAAGAGCTGCAGGTGGTTCAAAGCCTCTTCACTGGACATCTTGCCTTAAAATAGCCGACGACGTCGCGACCGGGCTGCTCTACATCCACCAGAACCCCGGCCTAACTCATGGCAACTTGAAATCCACCAATGTGCTACTCGGGTCCGACTTCGAGTCATGCCTCACGGACTACGGACTGACACCCTTCAGAAACCCCGAGTCATATGAGGAATCCAGTGCTTCGTCCCTCTTCTACCAGGCTCCCGAGTGTCGCAATCCCCACAGACCCCTAACACAGAAGGCCGATGTATATAGCTACGGGATCCTCCTGCTCGAGCTTCTAACCGGCAAGACCCCTTTCCACGACTTCATGCAAGAACACGGCCCGGACATATCCGGATGGGTACGGTCCATACGGGACGCGGAGACCGACCCTGCGTCGAGCAACGAGGGGTCCGAGGAGAAGATCGGTGCTCTCCTGGAGATTGCCGTGGCGAGCGTCGCGGCCGTTCCCGAGAACCGGCCCGCGGCCAGGGACGTGGTGAGGATGATTCGAGAGGCGAGAGTCGAAGCTCACTTGTCGTCGAACAGCAGCAGCCACTCCCCCGGGAGATGGTCGGATACTATCCACAGTTTGCCGAGGGAAGAACAGTTGACTATGTAGCATTGTTTATGTGAATTCTTTTCTACTTCATATGTCATGAATAGGTGATGTTTCGTTTCCTCGGAATTTGCAGACTAATTCAATTGAAATTGAGCATTTTTATTGTGCTTTTTGGCAGTATTGTATTTCTCAAATATGGAATTTGATTGGCCAACAATAATGAA is a window encoding:
- the LOC121770818 gene encoding inactive leucine-rich repeat receptor-like serine/threonine-protein kinase At1g60630, with protein sequence MDGPLQVLVLRNNPICSLFLLSPLLLMLITLPPLVRSGDAEALLALRASMDPVGVLPWGQGGADVCQWQGVKECLNGRVTKLVVERFNLSGSLDGKSLNLLDQLRVLSFKENSVYGQIPELPGLVNLKSLYLNNNKFEGGIPVSLARMHRLKVVVLSENRLSGQIPLAFVGLSRLYVLFVQDNRLTGSIPPFNQTNLRFFNVSNNLLSGRMPITAALAKFDGLSFVANADLCGEQIQKPCRFGPSASPSFSVVPGETRHHHKWNKKHILIPVLSVIGFVLLCIIAVVLIACLRNRGNEKEAGGKVAARGVEEGAPSGTSDENAEGKHEVFPWDQGGEGLGSLTFVGDEKMNYSLEDLLKASAETLGRGTLGSTYKAVMETGYILTVKRLKDAMYPTMEEFRRHIEILGRLRHPNLVPLRAYFQAKEERLLVYDYFPNGSLFSLVHGSRAAGGSKPLHWTSCLKIADDVATGLLYIHQNPGLTHGNLKSTNVLLGSDFESCLTDYGLTPFRNPESYEESSASSLFYQAPECRNPHRPLTQKADVYSYGILLLELLTGKTPFHDFMQEHGPDISGWVRSIRDAETDPASSNEGSEEKIGALLEIAVASVAAVPENRPAARDVVRMIREARVEAHLSSNSSSHSPGRWSDTIHSLPREEQLTM